A genomic window from Chelonoidis abingdonii isolate Lonesome George chromosome 26, CheloAbing_2.0, whole genome shotgun sequence includes:
- the LOC142045985 gene encoding adhesion G protein-coupled receptor E3-like: MSFYGATTVIFFSFMNSTLVNLETMCAEDRAVSLEDVTRPFGSFLNSFTLSAGGKESKGEVASAVTFLLQSVELAAPTAALRSPEMKTQTVTTESMAIETLLIVPTACPCDEVFRLRAQEETMDIQCNTVTRAPTEDSVAVAFISYSTLDSIINKRFLNDGDLTADEKLRNFHLNSRVVSGAIRAGRHMNVSKPVNFTLRHRQLSVDPFTLLCARGSSWSCRR; encoded by the exons ATGTCTTTCTACGG GGCAacaacagtgatttttttctccttcatgaATTCAACCTTAGTGAATTTGGAGACCATGTGTGCAGAGGACAGAGCAGTATCACTGGAG GATGTTACTCGTCCCTTTGGTTCCTTCCTGAATAGCTTCACCCTCAGTGCTGGTGGGAAGGAGAGCAAGGGGGAGGTGGCCTCCGCCGTGACATTCCTCCTGCAGAGTGTGGAATTGGCTGCACCGACAGCTGCTTTGAGGTCCCCGGAGATGAAGACCCAGACCGTGACAACAGAGTCTATGG CTATCGAGACTCTCCTCATTGTCCCGACTGCATGTCCCTGTGATGAGGTCTTCAGGCTGAGGGCTCAGGAGGAGACAATGGACATTCAGTGCAATACAGtcaccagagcacccacagaag attcTGTGGCTGTTGCTTTTATTTCTTACTCCACCCTGGACTCCATCATTAACAAGAGATTTCTCAATGACGGAGATCTAACAGCTGATGAGAAATTGAGGAATTTTCACCTGAATTCTAGGGTGGTGAGTGGGGCTATCAGAGCTGGGAGGCACATGAACGTCTCCAAACCTGTGAACTTCACCCTGCGCCATAGACAGCTGAGTGTTGATCCTTTTACTTTGCTCTGTGCCAGGGGCTCCAGCTGGTCATGTAGAAGGTGA